A genomic region of Chitinimonas arctica contains the following coding sequences:
- the cysM gene encoding cysteine synthase CysM, translating to MYPTLEDFIGNTPLVRLKRLPGAGSNIVLAKLEGNNPAGSVKDRPALSMIRRAQQRGDIRPGDTLIEATSGNTGIALAMAAAVMGYKMVLIMPEHLSIERRQTMKALGAEIVLVSQKAGMEGARDLAESMRDEGRGIILDQFANPDNPLAHYETTGPEIWRDTGGRITHFVSSMGTTGTIMGVGRYLRERNPAIQIIGVQPVDGAQIPGIRKWPVEYVPAICDFSKIDRIMEVGQDEAERMTRRLAAEEGIFAGISSGGAMAATLKLAQELENATIVSIVCDRGDRYLSTGVFPD from the coding sequence ATGTATCCCACGCTAGAAGACTTTATCGGCAACACCCCACTGGTGCGCCTCAAGCGCCTGCCTGGTGCCGGCAGCAACATCGTGCTGGCCAAGTTGGAAGGCAATAATCCGGCCGGCTCGGTCAAGGACCGGCCGGCGTTGAGCATGATCCGGCGGGCGCAGCAGCGCGGGGACATCCGGCCGGGCGACACCCTGATCGAAGCCACCAGCGGCAATACCGGCATCGCCCTGGCCATGGCGGCGGCGGTGATGGGTTACAAGATGGTGTTGATCATGCCCGAGCATCTGAGCATCGAGCGGCGCCAGACCATGAAGGCGCTTGGCGCCGAGATCGTGCTGGTCAGCCAGAAGGCGGGCATGGAGGGCGCCCGCGATCTGGCGGAAAGCATGCGCGACGAAGGTCGCGGCATCATCCTCGACCAATTCGCCAATCCCGACAATCCGCTGGCGCACTACGAAACGACCGGCCCGGAAATCTGGCGCGATACCGGCGGGCGGATCACCCATTTCGTTTCCAGCATGGGCACCACCGGTACCATCATGGGGGTGGGGCGCTATCTGCGCGAACGGAATCCCGCTATCCAGATCATCGGGGTGCAGCCGGTGGACGGCGCGCAAATCCCCGGTATCCGCAAGTGGCCGGTCGAATACGTGCCCGCCATCTGCGATTTCAGCAAGATCGACCGCATCATGGAGGTCGGCCAGGACGAAGCCGAGCGGATGACCCGGCGCTTGGCGGCCGAGGAAGGCATCTTCGCCGGCATCAGTTCCGGCGGCGCCATGGCAGCCACCCTGAAGCTTGCGCAAGAGCTGGAAAATGCCACCATCGTCAGCATCGTCTGCGACCGGGGCGATCGCTATCTCTCCACCGGGGTGTTTCCGGACTGA
- a CDS encoding TMEM165/GDT1 family protein yields the protein MQAFFVSTGIVALAEIGDKTQLLALLLAAKFRKPVPIVLGILLATLLNHALAGAVGSWLMAVIGPQWMRWILGVSFLAMAGWILIPDQLDQDDTRFHEGLGVFGATVLAFFLAEMGDKTQFATVAIAARYADDYWWVIAGTTAGMMLANAPVVWIGNRAAQALPVKLVHRLAAGLFAVMGILALLGVGG from the coding sequence ATGCAAGCTTTCTTCGTCTCCACCGGCATCGTCGCGCTCGCCGAAATCGGCGACAAAACCCAACTGCTCGCCCTGCTGCTCGCCGCCAAGTTCCGCAAGCCGGTCCCTATCGTGCTCGGCATCCTGCTGGCCACCCTGCTCAACCATGCGCTGGCCGGCGCTGTCGGCAGCTGGCTGATGGCAGTGATCGGGCCGCAATGGATGCGCTGGATACTGGGCGTCTCCTTTCTCGCCATGGCCGGCTGGATCCTGATCCCCGACCAACTGGACCAGGACGACACCCGCTTCCATGAAGGCTTGGGCGTATTCGGCGCGACCGTGCTCGCCTTCTTCCTGGCCGAGATGGGTGACAAGACCCAATTTGCCACCGTTGCCATCGCCGCCCGCTACGCCGACGACTATTGGTGGGTCATTGCCGGCACCACCGCCGGCATGATGCTGGCCAATGCGCCGGTGGTCTGGATAGGCAACCGTGCCGCCCAGGCGCTCCCGGTGAAATTGGTGCATCGTCTTGCGGCCGGTCTTTTTGCCGTGATGGGCATATTGGCCCTATTAGGCGTGGGCGGCTGA
- a CDS encoding uracil-xanthine permease family protein produces MNDTLKTAIGGAQILFVAFGATVLVPLLTGLNPSLALLGAGIGTLLFQWVTKRQVPIYLGSSFAFIAPVIYSVQTWGMPATLGALASASFFYYLAAGMVKWRGVEFIHRILPPVVIGPVVMVIGLGLAPVAVGMASGKAGTNQIMANDTALLLAGISLLTTMLVAIKARGMIKLVPILAGVAVGYVCAIFMGVVDFGPVLAAPWLALPTFGHAEFNWAAILFMIPVAIAPIVEHVGGILAIGSVTGRDYTASPGLHRTLLGDGLAVSVVGLFGGPPVTTYGEVTGAVMLTRNFNPVVMTWAACFAILLAFVAKFGALLHSIPLPVMGGIMLLLFGSIASIGLKTLLEGKVDLADPRNLCIVSVVLVSGIGGLAVNFSASFGFSGVSLCGILAILLNLLLPRSHRSA; encoded by the coding sequence ATGAACGACACGCTCAAGACCGCCATCGGCGGTGCGCAGATCCTGTTTGTCGCCTTTGGCGCCACCGTGCTGGTACCGCTACTCACCGGCCTCAACCCCAGCCTGGCCTTGCTGGGCGCCGGCATCGGCACCCTGCTGTTTCAATGGGTAACCAAGCGCCAGGTGCCCATCTACCTCGGCTCCAGCTTTGCCTTTATCGCGCCGGTCATCTATTCGGTGCAAACCTGGGGCATGCCCGCCACCCTGGGTGCGCTGGCATCCGCCAGCTTCTTCTACTACCTGGCGGCCGGCATGGTGAAGTGGCGCGGCGTGGAGTTTATCCATCGCATCTTGCCGCCGGTCGTCATCGGTCCCGTGGTGATGGTCATCGGACTGGGCCTGGCGCCGGTCGCCGTGGGCATGGCCAGCGGCAAGGCCGGTACCAACCAGATCATGGCCAACGACACCGCCTTGCTGCTGGCCGGCATTTCGCTGTTGACCACCATGCTGGTTGCCATCAAGGCACGCGGCATGATCAAGCTGGTGCCTATCCTGGCCGGTGTGGCGGTGGGCTACGTCTGCGCCATCTTCATGGGCGTGGTCGATTTCGGGCCCGTGCTGGCGGCGCCTTGGCTGGCGCTCCCAACCTTCGGCCACGCCGAATTCAACTGGGCTGCGATCCTGTTCATGATTCCGGTCGCAATCGCCCCCATCGTCGAGCATGTGGGCGGCATCCTGGCCATCGGCTCGGTCACGGGCCGCGACTACACCGCATCACCCGGTCTGCACCGTACCCTCCTGGGCGACGGACTGGCCGTCAGCGTGGTAGGCTTGTTCGGCGGCCCGCCGGTCACCACCTATGGCGAAGTCACCGGCGCGGTCATGCTGACGCGCAACTTCAATCCGGTGGTCATGACCTGGGCGGCCTGCTTCGCCATCCTGTTGGCCTTTGTCGCCAAATTCGGCGCCCTGCTCCACTCCATTCCCCTGCCCGTGATGGGCGGGATCATGTTGCTGCTGTTCGGGTCGATTGCCAGCATTGGCCTCAAGACCTTGCTGGAGGGCAAGGTCGACCTGGCCGATCCACGCAATCTTTGTATCGTCTCGGTGGTACTGGTCAGCGGCATCGGTGGCTTGGCGGTGAACTTCAGCGCCAGCTTTGGTTTTTCCGGGGTGAGCCTGTGCGGCATCCTGGCCATCCTGCTGAATCTGCTGTTGCCCAGGTCGCATCGGTCGGCATAG
- the upp gene encoding uracil phosphoribosyltransferase, with the protein MAVHEIHHPLVRHKIGLAREADTSTKKFRELTAEIGRLLAYEACQDFPLEKVTIAGWCGPVEIEQIKGKKVTVVPILRAGIGMLDGVLDMIPNAKISVVGLARNEETLQPVPYFEKFVGDLAERTALIIDPMLATGGSMVATVDMLKRAGCRHIKALVLVAAPEGLQLMQDKHPDVEIYTAAIDSHLNEHGYIIPGLGDAGDKIFGTKASA; encoded by the coding sequence ATGGCAGTTCATGAAATCCATCACCCCCTGGTACGCCACAAGATCGGCCTGGCCCGCGAAGCCGATACCAGCACCAAGAAATTCCGCGAACTGACCGCCGAGATCGGCCGCTTGCTGGCCTATGAGGCCTGCCAGGACTTCCCCTTGGAAAAGGTGACCATAGCCGGGTGGTGCGGTCCGGTGGAGATCGAACAGATAAAGGGCAAGAAGGTCACCGTGGTGCCCATCCTGCGCGCGGGCATCGGCATGCTGGACGGCGTACTGGATATGATTCCCAATGCCAAGATCAGCGTGGTGGGCCTGGCCCGCAACGAGGAAACCCTGCAACCGGTACCGTACTTCGAGAAATTCGTCGGCGACCTGGCCGAGCGCACCGCACTGATCATCGATCCCATGCTGGCGACCGGCGGCTCCATGGTAGCCACCGTCGATATGCTGAAGCGGGCCGGCTGCCGCCATATCAAGGCGCTGGTCCTGGTCGCCGCGCCGGAAGGCTTGCAATTGATGCAGGACAAGCATCCCGACGTCGAAATCTATACCGCCGCCATCGACAGCCACCTGAATGAGCACGGCTACATCATTCCCGGTCTGGGCGATGCCGGCGACAAGATCTTCGGGACCAAGGCCAGCGCATGA
- a CDS encoding hypoxanthine-guanine phosphoribosyltransferase, whose translation MNRDEMVKVMQEADCLHDDAEVSAALDQMAQAITADLCDKNPLVYVVLNGGIIAAGQLLPRLRFPLEVSYLHATRYGDKTQGGRLNWKVKPTEDMNGRTVLIIDDILDEGNTLVAVLEYCRAQGASEVLTAVVVNKRHDRKAIPGMTGDYVGIDVEDRFLFGCGMDYKGFWRNTLGIYAVKGL comes from the coding sequence ATGAACCGGGACGAGATGGTAAAGGTAATGCAGGAGGCCGACTGCCTGCACGACGACGCCGAGGTATCCGCCGCGCTCGATCAGATGGCGCAAGCCATCACCGCGGACCTGTGCGACAAGAATCCATTGGTCTACGTGGTGCTCAATGGCGGCATTATCGCCGCCGGCCAACTGCTGCCACGGTTGCGTTTCCCGCTGGAGGTCAGCTATCTGCATGCCACCCGCTACGGCGACAAGACCCAGGGCGGCCGGCTGAACTGGAAAGTAAAGCCCACCGAGGACATGAATGGCCGCACCGTGCTGATCATCGACGATATCCTGGATGAAGGTAATACCCTGGTGGCCGTCCTCGAATATTGCCGCGCCCAGGGTGCCAGCGAGGTGCTGACCGCCGTGGTGGTCAACAAGCGCCACGACCGCAAGGCGATCCCCGGCATGACCGGCGACTATGTCGGCATCGATGTCGAAGACCGCTTCCTGTTTGGCTGCGGCATGGATTACAAGGGTTTCTGGCGCAATACCCTGGGCATCTATGCAGTAAAAGGTCTTTAA
- a CDS encoding zinc ribbon domain-containing protein — protein sequence MERPVCPKCGYTRRAHDPADGSACLHCGIVFAKYAQYLADQAAGLPPLPDVTVRDGIDGWLATLGSYLCAPPARTTALTLGVQSLAQLVLLIWGLSFIAGGWRQADANQSFLHLVDLPFHEFGHVLFIPFGQWMTFLGGSLFQCLVPLMLGVVFVWREHNPFGGSVCLWWLGQNMIDLAPYIGDASTMQLSLIGEWSDEIVESRILRHDWHNILEPLGMLHWDNALAILAHGLGSMLILLSWIWGLYLLWQGRQQFLESKS from the coding sequence ATGGAACGCCCAGTTTGCCCAAAATGCGGTTACACCCGCCGAGCCCACGACCCCGCCGACGGTAGCGCCTGCCTGCATTGCGGTATCGTATTCGCCAAATACGCGCAATATCTTGCCGACCAGGCCGCCGGTCTGCCACCCCTGCCCGATGTCACCGTACGAGACGGAATCGATGGCTGGCTGGCCACGCTGGGCAGCTACCTGTGCGCCCCCCCGGCACGGACGACCGCCCTCACGCTGGGCGTCCAGTCCCTTGCGCAACTTGTGCTATTGATCTGGGGACTGAGCTTTATTGCCGGCGGCTGGCGCCAAGCCGATGCCAACCAGTCCTTTTTGCACCTGGTCGACCTGCCCTTCCATGAATTCGGCCATGTGTTGTTCATACCCTTCGGCCAGTGGATGACCTTTCTGGGGGGCAGCCTCTTCCAATGCCTGGTGCCCCTGATGCTGGGCGTGGTCTTCGTCTGGCGCGAACACAATCCCTTCGGCGGATCGGTCTGCCTGTGGTGGCTGGGTCAGAATATGATCGATCTCGCACCCTATATCGGCGATGCAAGCACCATGCAGCTGAGCTTGATCGGAGAGTGGAGCGACGAGATCGTGGAATCGCGCATCCTGCGCCATGACTGGCACAATATCCTGGAACCCCTGGGCATGCTGCACTGGGACAATGCCCTGGCGATCCTGGCGCACGGCCTGGGATCGATGCTGATCTTGCTGTCCTGGATCTGGGGCCTGTATCTGCTCTGGCAGGGCCGCCAGCAGTTCCTGGAATCGAAAAGCTAG
- the glyA gene encoding serine hydroxymethyltransferase, which yields MFKPLTIAEFDPELSAAMQGEVVRQHEHIELIASENYTSPAVMEAQGSQLTNKYAEGYPGKRFYGGCEFVDVVEQLAIDRVKQLFGAEYANVQPHSGSQANQAVYFSILKPGDTVMGMNLGHGGHLTHGSPANLSGKLFNIVPYGLNAQEEIDYDEMERIAIETKPKLIIGGASAFALRFDFARMAAIAKQVGAYFMVDMAHYAGLIAAGVYPNPVPHADFVTSTTHKTLRGPRGGLILAKAEFEKSLNSNVFPTLQGGPLEHVIAAKAIAFKEALQPEFKVYQQQVLDNAAIMAKTLAERGLRIISGRTESHMFLVDLRPKGLTGKAADAALGLAHITVNKNAIPNDPESPFVTSGIRIGAPAITTRGFKQAEAIEVANLVADVLEKPADEANIAAVKTRVHALTSRFPVYAR from the coding sequence ATGTTCAAGCCGCTCACCATCGCCGAATTCGATCCCGAATTGTCCGCCGCCATGCAAGGCGAAGTTGTTCGCCAGCACGAGCACATCGAACTGATCGCCTCGGAAAACTACACCAGCCCGGCTGTGATGGAGGCGCAGGGATCGCAGCTCACCAACAAGTACGCCGAGGGCTATCCCGGCAAGCGTTTCTACGGTGGTTGCGAGTTTGTCGATGTGGTGGAGCAGTTGGCGATCGACCGGGTCAAGCAGCTGTTCGGCGCCGAGTATGCCAATGTGCAGCCGCATTCCGGTTCGCAAGCCAACCAGGCGGTGTATTTCAGCATCCTCAAGCCGGGCGATACTGTGATGGGCATGAATCTGGGCCATGGCGGCCACTTGACCCATGGATCGCCGGCCAATCTGTCCGGCAAGTTGTTCAATATCGTGCCTTACGGTCTGAATGCGCAAGAAGAGATCGATTATGACGAGATGGAACGCATCGCCATCGAGACCAAGCCCAAGCTGATCATTGGCGGTGCTTCCGCCTTTGCCCTGCGTTTCGACTTCGCCCGCATGGCCGCCATCGCCAAGCAGGTCGGCGCCTATTTCATGGTGGATATGGCCCATTACGCCGGCCTGATCGCCGCCGGTGTCTACCCCAATCCGGTACCGCACGCCGACTTCGTTACCTCGACCACCCACAAGACCCTGCGCGGTCCCCGTGGCGGCCTGATCCTGGCCAAGGCCGAGTTCGAAAAGAGCCTGAACAGCAATGTCTTCCCCACCCTGCAAGGCGGTCCGCTGGAGCATGTGATCGCGGCCAAGGCCATTGCCTTCAAGGAAGCCTTGCAACCCGAGTTCAAGGTCTACCAGCAACAGGTGCTGGACAACGCCGCCATCATGGCCAAGACCTTGGCCGAGCGTGGCTTGCGGATTATTTCAGGCCGCACCGAATCGCATATGTTCCTGGTCGATCTGCGCCCCAAGGGCCTGACCGGCAAGGCCGCCGATGCCGCCCTGGGCCTGGCGCATATCACCGTCAACAAGAACGCCATTCCAAACGACCCGGAAAGCCCGTTCGTGACTTCCGGCATCCGTATCGGCGCACCGGCCATCACCACCCGTGGCTTCAAGCAGGCCGAAGCGATCGAAGTGGCCAACCTGGTTGCCGACGTGCTGGAAAAGCCGGCCGATGAAGCCAATATCGCTGCCGTCAAAACGCGGGTCCATGCCCTGACCAGCCGCTTCCCGGTGTACGCCAGGTAA
- a CDS encoding M16 family metallopeptidase: MKWKTMLAAGSLLFGMAGQAQAVAPEQVKTFTLPNGMKFLVLENSNIPNANMYTFWKVGSRNEAPGITGLSHFFEHMMFNGAKKFGPKEFDRVMEAKGGSNNAYTSSDVTVYQDWFPASSLETIFELEGDRIASLNIDPKIVESERGVVASERSTGLENSNSRVLDEAVLAAAFSAHPYSWPVIGHESDIRAWTQEDLRRYFDTYYAPNNALTVVVGDIKFDEVKRLAEQYLGAIPARATPPAVRTVEPEQTGERRVFVRKESVTTPNLMIAYKVPATQHADFYALDVLQSLLTGGNTSRLYRALVDKRLASEVEAFRSETFDPGVLQFYAVAADGVSAARLEKALLAELDRLVRDGVSEQELQKVKNQKLIGLYREQETINGQASQLGQYEVFFGDYRKLFDAPAAYRKLTVADIRTVAANYLKKAHRTVGVLAAKED, translated from the coding sequence ATGAAGTGGAAAACAATGCTTGCCGCCGGCAGCCTGCTGTTCGGCATGGCCGGGCAGGCACAGGCGGTCGCGCCTGAGCAGGTAAAGACCTTTACCTTGCCGAATGGCATGAAATTTCTGGTGCTGGAAAACAGCAACATTCCCAATGCCAATATGTATACCTTCTGGAAGGTCGGATCGCGCAATGAAGCGCCCGGCATTACCGGCTTGTCGCATTTCTTCGAACATATGATGTTCAACGGCGCCAAGAAATTCGGTCCCAAGGAATTCGACCGGGTGATGGAAGCCAAGGGCGGCTCCAACAACGCCTATACCAGCTCGGACGTGACGGTGTACCAGGACTGGTTCCCCGCCTCCTCGCTGGAAACGATATTCGAACTGGAAGGCGACCGGATCGCCAGCCTGAATATCGATCCCAAGATCGTGGAAAGCGAACGCGGCGTCGTGGCCTCCGAGCGGTCGACCGGCTTGGAGAATTCCAATTCCCGCGTGCTGGACGAGGCCGTGCTCGCCGCCGCTTTCAGCGCCCACCCGTATTCCTGGCCGGTGATCGGGCATGAATCCGATATCCGCGCCTGGACGCAGGAAGATCTGCGCCGCTATTTCGACACCTATTACGCGCCCAACAATGCGCTGACGGTGGTGGTGGGCGACATCAAGTTCGACGAAGTGAAGCGCCTGGCCGAACAATATCTGGGTGCCATCCCGGCGCGCGCCACGCCGCCGGCGGTGCGGACGGTGGAGCCCGAGCAGACCGGCGAGCGGCGCGTCTTCGTGCGCAAGGAATCGGTTACCACCCCCAATCTGATGATCGCCTACAAGGTTCCCGCGACCCAACACGCCGACTTCTACGCCCTGGATGTGTTGCAGAGCCTGCTTACTGGCGGGAATACCTCGCGTTTGTACCGCGCCCTGGTCGATAAGCGGCTAGCCAGCGAGGTCGAAGCCTTCCGCAGCGAGACCTTTGATCCCGGCGTGCTCCAGTTCTACGCGGTGGCCGCCGACGGTGTGTCGGCCGCCAGGCTGGAAAAAGCCCTGCTGGCCGAGCTGGACCGGCTGGTGCGCGACGGCGTGAGCGAGCAGGAGTTGCAGAAGGTCAAGAACCAAAAGCTGATCGGCTTGTATCGCGAGCAGGAAACCATCAACGGCCAGGCCTCGCAGCTGGGCCAGTACGAGGTGTTCTTCGGCGACTACCGCAAGCTGTTCGATGCCCCGGCCGCCTACCGCAAGTTGACCGTGGCCGATATCCGCACCGTGGCGGCCAACTATTTGAAGAAGGCGCATCGCACCGTGGGTGTGCTGGCCGCGAAGGAGGATTGA